The genomic interval CCACGTCTTTCATTGCTCATCGCACTGGCCGTAGTCGTTGCAGCAGCGATGCTGGCACGGTCATAACGGGATTTGCAGCGAGCTATCTAATCGAGCGAGAGTTCTGTGAAGATGGGAGTGAGCGCAAGGTCCTACAAAGCAGGACAGGCCCCGCTCCTTGTCAATTGAGGACCACGTTTGTCAAAGCGTGGGAATCTATGCGTCGTCAGGGCAACGCCGTCGCGCGAAGACGTGCGCTTCTCCGCCGCTCATCATGTGACATAGATCAAGCCGGCAAGGGTTAGGGAGTCTTTGCGCAGCGAAACCCGTAGCCGAACTGCCGACCGGATGGATCAGCATTGAAACGGAATGAAGAACGCAGGAATTCCTGAACATACAGCCAGTTACCACCCCGCACGACTTTCGACTTACCCGTTGTTGGTCCTTGAGGA from Nitrospirota bacterium carries:
- a CDS encoding SUMF1/EgtB/PvdO family nonheme iron enzyme; amino-acid sequence: PQGPTTGKSKVVRGGNWLYVQEFLRSSFRFNADPSGRQFGYGFRCAKTP